From a single Collibacillus ludicampi genomic region:
- a CDS encoding helix-turn-helix transcriptional regulator, producing MKIATSLNTLQQVALHLSGNPVSIKVHYWGGQLRHQDNPLHKHSFFEICYVLGGRGVYWEAGREYLLQKGTIFCSRPGNMHQIHKGDNLFLLWVGFEIDEAGSQTAGISMFERLAQTPHFYVSGADDSPAASIWRALMQHAEAPHPSMTGLIISLAHSLILSLQTLFCKTNPVWGELLHTRSSVLLHQAKLFIKDNLAQPLSLVDVAKYLHISPRHLSRLFSEQYGVSFTSFVRRERVRTAAELLRSTDLAIKTISEESGFSSVHYFTRVFAAEMGMTPGEYRKLSLSNTKDAT from the coding sequence ATGAAGATTGCCACTTCACTTAATACGCTGCAGCAGGTTGCTCTGCATTTGTCCGGAAACCCAGTATCTATTAAGGTACATTATTGGGGAGGGCAACTTCGCCACCAAGATAATCCGCTACACAAGCATTCGTTTTTTGAAATATGCTATGTCTTAGGGGGGAGAGGTGTCTATTGGGAGGCTGGCCGGGAGTATCTGCTACAAAAAGGTACGATATTTTGTTCGCGACCTGGTAACATGCATCAAATCCATAAAGGTGATAACTTGTTTCTCTTATGGGTGGGGTTTGAAATTGATGAGGCTGGGTCGCAGACGGCGGGTATATCCATGTTTGAACGGTTGGCCCAAACTCCACACTTTTATGTCTCCGGCGCCGACGATTCCCCGGCCGCCTCAATTTGGAGAGCGCTGATGCAGCATGCGGAAGCTCCCCATCCGTCCATGACAGGACTGATAATATCCCTCGCCCACTCCCTTATTCTATCGCTCCAGACGCTGTTCTGTAAAACTAACCCGGTGTGGGGGGAGTTGCTTCATACTCGTTCCAGCGTACTGCTTCATCAGGCAAAGTTGTTCATCAAGGACAACCTGGCACAGCCGCTGTCGCTGGTTGACGTTGCCAAATACCTGCACATTTCGCCACGTCACTTGTCCCGCCTGTTTAGCGAGCAGTATGGCGTATCTTTTACGTCCTTTGTTCGCAGGGAACGGGTACGTACGGCTGCAGAGTTGCTACGTTCCACAGACCTCGCAATCAAAACGATTTCCGAGGAGAGTGGCTTTTCCTCGGTGCATTATTTCACGCGAGTATTTGCCGCGGAAATGGGCATGACTCCCGGAGAATACCGAAAATTATCACTTTCTAACACCAAAGACGCTACCTGA
- a CDS encoding excalibur calcium-binding domain-containing protein, whose translation MYFANCSEARAAEATTIYEGEPGYRPKLDCDNSGIACE comes from the coding sequence GTGTATTTCGCAAACTGCAGCGAGGCACGAGCCGCTGAAGCGACTACCATCTACGAAGGTGAGCCAGGGTATCGTCCGAAACTAGACTGTGACAATAGTGGGATTGCGTGCGAGTAG
- a CDS encoding Gfo/Idh/MocA family protein, which produces MQNKKINWGILGTAEIAEVQVIPAIQKSKNANLLAIASRSGKEREFSTKYNIPKSYRSYEDLLEDPEIDIIYIPLPNDLHSKWVKAAAYHGKHVLCEKPAALNVQETREMIEICEKHNVLFMEALMYQFHPQHQRVKEMIQAGVIGEIVLMRASFTFMLKKLEGNFRLNPQHRGGGSIYDIGCYCIHAIREIMGEPTKVSCIANMSLTHQVDWSAIGILEFENGVKSYFDCGMNMSTRHEYEIVGTKGSIRVPKAFIPQEDGEGIIQLIDHTGKIGEEKYYGNYYLLGIEYLSNCLLENTKPQYTKEGSINNMKVIDACLASIASESAFIELN; this is translated from the coding sequence ATGCAAAACAAGAAAATTAATTGGGGGATTTTAGGTACAGCCGAAATTGCGGAAGTTCAAGTGATACCAGCAATCCAAAAATCTAAAAATGCCAACCTTTTAGCTATCGCAAGTCGTAGTGGTAAAGAGCGGGAATTTTCAACAAAGTACAATATTCCTAAATCTTATAGATCATACGAAGATCTGTTAGAGGATCCAGAAATAGATATAATCTATATTCCATTACCTAATGATTTACACTCGAAATGGGTTAAAGCTGCTGCATATCATGGGAAACATGTGTTGTGTGAAAAACCAGCTGCCCTAAACGTACAAGAAACAAGAGAAATGATCGAAATATGTGAAAAGCACAATGTACTTTTTATGGAAGCTTTAATGTACCAATTTCATCCTCAGCACCAGAGGGTTAAAGAAATGATTCAAGCAGGTGTTATAGGTGAAATCGTGCTTATGCGTGCATCCTTTACATTTATGTTGAAAAAATTGGAGGGAAATTTTAGGTTGAATCCTCAGCATCGCGGGGGAGGAAGTATATACGATATTGGCTGCTACTGTATTCACGCGATTAGGGAAATTATGGGGGAGCCTACGAAAGTATCATGTATAGCAAATATGTCCTTAACCCACCAAGTTGATTGGTCTGCAATTGGAATTCTTGAATTTGAAAACGGTGTAAAATCTTATTTTGACTGCGGTATGAATATGTCGACACGTCATGAGTATGAGATTGTCGGGACGAAAGGATCGATTCGGGTTCCTAAAGCGTTTATACCACAAGAAGATGGAGAAGGCATTATTCAACTTATTGATCACACTGGAAAAATTGGAGAGGAAAAATATTATGGAAACTATTATTTACTCGGTATTGAATACCTTTCAAATTGTCTTCTGGAAAATACAAAACCACAATATACCAAAGAAGGTAGTATAAATAACATGAAAGTGATCGATGCTTGTCTTGCATCCATCGCAAGTGAAAGTGCATTCATAGAATTAAATTAA
- the iolG gene encoding inositol 2-dehydrogenase gives MSKKINVGIIGAGKIGKLHANNLSTFAEVKIRAISDVYIDQMTDWVSTFGVDYVTTDYKDILHDPEIDAVLVCTPTKMHVEIVLEAATFKKHVFCEKPISFILEDTLKVLRAVKDAGILFQVGFVRRFDHNFKKVYELVRQGRIGTPHIIHIFSRDPEPAPKEYVKHSGGMPFDMTIHDFDMIRYLTQFEVEEVYAQGSVLIDEFFRECNDIDTAVYLLRFTNGSLGVIDNSRKAEYGYDQRVEVFGSRGSITIKNDVDNSAEVMTKEGVLSEKPKWFYLERYNEAFKEELKSFLKCIVTGQEPIVNGNDGLQAELMAHAAARSLKEGRPVKIQEILLESTGRIPRL, from the coding sequence ATGTCAAAAAAAATCAACGTTGGCATTATTGGCGCAGGAAAAATAGGTAAATTACATGCAAATAATTTATCCACTTTTGCAGAGGTGAAGATTAGGGCAATTTCTGATGTATATATTGACCAAATGACAGATTGGGTGAGCACATTTGGGGTTGATTATGTCACTACTGATTACAAAGATATTTTGCATGATCCTGAAATTGACGCTGTACTCGTTTGTACCCCAACCAAAATGCACGTGGAAATCGTACTCGAGGCAGCTACATTCAAAAAACATGTATTTTGTGAAAAACCAATAAGCTTTATCCTCGAGGATACATTGAAAGTGCTGCGAGCGGTAAAGGATGCGGGCATTCTGTTTCAGGTCGGTTTCGTAAGAAGGTTTGATCATAACTTTAAAAAGGTGTATGAATTGGTTCGGCAGGGTAGGATAGGGACTCCTCATATTATACACATTTTTTCAAGGGACCCAGAACCAGCCCCAAAGGAATATGTGAAGCACTCAGGTGGTATGCCTTTTGATATGACGATCCATGATTTTGATATGATCAGATATTTAACGCAATTTGAAGTGGAAGAGGTTTATGCTCAAGGATCTGTTTTGATTGATGAATTTTTTAGAGAATGTAATGATATCGATACAGCTGTTTATTTATTGAGGTTTACTAATGGGTCACTAGGTGTTATTGACAACAGTAGAAAAGCCGAGTATGGGTACGATCAACGAGTGGAGGTTTTTGGTTCGAGAGGTTCAATTACAATTAAAAATGATGTGGATAATTCTGCAGAAGTAATGACGAAAGAGGGTGTGCTTTCAGAAAAACCAAAGTGGTTTTATCTCGAAAGATATAACGAGGCGTTTAAAGAAGAGCTAAAGTCATTCCTGAAATGCATAGTAACGGGACAAGAACCCATTGTAAATGGTAATGATGGGTTACAAGCTGAACTGATGGCTCATGCTGCTGCAAGATCCTTGAAAGAAGGAAGGCCTGTTAAAATTCAAGAAATACTACTTGAAAGTACGGGAAGAATTCCGAGACTATAA
- the cas2 gene encoding CRISPR-associated endonuclease Cas2: MKDNTHRVQFGVFEAKLTSSSLISLRRRINKVLNPKEDSVISYSHCENCKDRVIRDGSSYSAFEDEDWYYI, translated from the coding sequence ATGAAAGATAATACTCATCGCGTACAATTCGGCGTATTCGAGGCTAAACTGACATCGTCTTCACTGATCAGCTTGCGAAGGCGGATCAACAAGGTCTTAAATCCTAAGGAAGACAGCGTCATTTCCTATTCGCATTGTGAAAATTGCAAGGATCGTGTGATAAGAGACGGGAGCAGTTATTCAGCTTTTGAGGACGAAGATTGGTATTACATCTAG
- a CDS encoding cation transporter, which translates to MTCAACTNRIEKGLNKLEGVSEATINFAIEQASFTYNPAKVGIPQIQQKFKSLGYDTVKETADLIILV; encoded by the coding sequence ATGACGTGCGCTGCGTGTACCAACCGAATTGAAAAGGGCCTCAACAAGTTGGAAGGCGTGTCTGAAGCAACTATAAATTTTGCGATTGAGCAGGCATCCTTTACATACAACCCCGCAAAAGTAGGCATTCCTCAAATCCAGCAAAAGTTCAAATCTCTAGGATACGATACTGTTAAAGAAACAGCAGATTTGATAATACTGGTATGA
- a CDS encoding cation transporter, which yields MTCTTSAARIEKGLSKLSGITKANVSV from the coding sequence ATGACTTGCACAACAAGTGCCGCCCGAATTGAAAAAGGACTAAGCAAATTGTCAGGCATCACCAAGGCAAACGTCAGCGTGTAA
- a CDS encoding bifunctional diguanylate cyclase/phosphodiesterase produces MAKQSFILTDVLNKRVISIFLFSLLVLSLSIVFYPYLPKHLSNYPALHALWELLSILASVLIFTIGWHSYPFNKSPVVLLISVPFLEVGLLDLAHILSYLEMPDWGILNSPQKSIYFWLWARSVESISILVVLFWPWQRSQPPWFKRSLLLICFSSLFLILGIMYFGENYLSNVFHEDDGFIRFKQGMELGVILLHLWAAGLVLRRDELPRILRCPSIFLFIWIAGIGEVFFMLYQTVNDALNLLGDVYKAVANGFLLQAILTHGIRYPYERLKRSEQKRMNHEQQLKTILDHTEEAILATDPLGKIQIVNPMAAKLVGLPSEQLIGKPIDDICQIYHTLSGEDCTYKLIQAIRNQEKWEIPPTLYLKDRSGNQIPVLLQITILSQSDSVPIGAIFTLRDLTDKKRYEMQEMLSTRILENMSEGVIITDRNRSIVSVNQAFTNITGYKQEEIQGKTPKILASGIHNREFYQEMWQSLNQYGMWQGEIWDRKKSGEFFLAEVTITAIKDETGFVTHFVSFLKDITLKKQMEEQIRFQAFHDPLTGLSNRSTFLAKLEEAIIEAERTGKKLAVIFLDLDRFKQINDSLGHEAGDRLLQKIAERLLQGVRGSDCVARFGGDEFVVLVSGFSEPHEAKLVAHRILAEIEQPFNLYGRPYFIGASIGISLYPKDGTDQDALIQNADLAMYRAKESGSGVVFYDVEMQVSNTKRMRLETLLRKSIQSPDFELHYQPQFHAQTGEIIGVEALIRWRPEGSDPIPPGTFIPIAEETGLIKPIERWVLQTACRQFSEWQSKLKRPIRLAVNISTSQFQQSHFVDHVKEVLRITHMKPELLELEITESVFMNHPEEAIHTIRSLKKLGVRIALDDFGTGYSSLRYLQDFPVDTLKIDRSFIQTIEKSQATFSIVKAILQMAHDLRIEVIAEGIETPQQRNVLQRLNCEGLQGFLLSPVLTVTEILELLLSEKSAL; encoded by the coding sequence ATGGCCAAGCAAAGCTTCATACTGACAGACGTTCTAAATAAAAGGGTTATCTCGATCTTTCTATTCAGTTTACTCGTTCTATCACTTTCCATTGTCTTTTATCCTTACCTGCCCAAACATCTCTCTAATTATCCAGCTCTCCATGCACTTTGGGAGCTTTTATCGATTCTAGCGAGTGTGTTGATTTTCACCATTGGCTGGCACTCATATCCATTTAACAAATCTCCAGTTGTTTTGCTTATTTCGGTTCCATTTCTAGAGGTCGGATTGTTGGATTTGGCTCATATATTGTCCTATCTTGAAATGCCTGATTGGGGCATTCTCAATTCTCCCCAAAAATCGATTTACTTTTGGTTGTGGGCTCGTTCGGTTGAAAGCATATCGATTCTGGTCGTGCTCTTTTGGCCTTGGCAACGATCACAACCCCCTTGGTTTAAAAGATCCCTACTCTTGATTTGTTTTTCATCCTTATTTTTGATTTTGGGGATTATGTATTTTGGGGAAAACTATCTTTCCAATGTTTTTCATGAAGATGATGGATTTATCCGGTTTAAGCAAGGAATGGAGTTGGGTGTTATCTTGTTACATCTCTGGGCGGCCGGGTTGGTGTTACGGCGAGATGAACTTCCCAGAATTTTGCGATGTCCATCCATTTTTCTCTTTATCTGGATTGCAGGAATCGGAGAAGTGTTTTTCATGCTCTATCAAACGGTTAACGATGCTCTGAATCTCCTAGGTGATGTATATAAAGCCGTTGCAAACGGATTTCTGCTGCAAGCCATTTTGACACATGGCATACGCTATCCTTATGAACGACTGAAACGATCGGAACAAAAAAGAATGAATCATGAACAACAGTTAAAGACCATTCTTGACCACACGGAGGAAGCCATACTAGCAACGGATCCGCTTGGCAAAATTCAAATTGTAAATCCTATGGCTGCAAAATTGGTTGGTTTACCATCGGAACAGTTGATTGGAAAACCTATAGACGATATTTGTCAAATCTATCACACATTATCGGGGGAAGATTGCACCTATAAATTGATCCAAGCCATACGAAATCAAGAAAAGTGGGAGATTCCCCCCACTCTTTATTTGAAAGACCGGAGTGGAAACCAAATTCCCGTTTTACTGCAAATCACCATTCTTTCGCAATCCGATTCCGTTCCAATCGGAGCCATTTTCACTCTACGTGACTTGACAGACAAAAAACGTTATGAAATGCAAGAGATGCTGTCAACAAGAATTCTGGAAAACATGTCAGAAGGGGTGATCATCACAGACCGAAACCGATCAATTGTTTCAGTCAACCAAGCGTTTACAAATATTACTGGATACAAACAAGAAGAAATACAGGGAAAGACACCGAAAATTCTGGCTTCCGGCATTCATAACCGGGAATTTTACCAAGAAATGTGGCAATCTTTGAACCAATACGGTATGTGGCAAGGAGAAATTTGGGATCGAAAGAAGAGTGGTGAGTTTTTTCTGGCAGAAGTAACCATAACAGCTATTAAAGACGAAACCGGATTCGTCACACATTTTGTAAGTTTTTTAAAAGATATCACTCTAAAAAAACAGATGGAGGAACAAATCCGTTTTCAAGCTTTTCACGACCCTTTAACTGGACTGTCCAATCGTTCCACGTTTCTTGCGAAACTTGAGGAAGCCATCATCGAAGCTGAACGAACGGGAAAAAAGCTGGCTGTCATCTTCTTGGATTTAGATCGGTTTAAACAAATTAATGATAGCTTGGGGCACGAGGCGGGTGACCGTTTATTACAGAAGATTGCAGAACGCTTGCTTCAGGGAGTTCGAGGGTCTGATTGTGTTGCTCGATTCGGTGGTGATGAATTTGTCGTCCTTGTCTCTGGATTTTCGGAACCTCATGAAGCGAAATTGGTTGCACACCGCATATTAGCAGAGATTGAGCAACCATTTAATTTGTACGGCCGGCCATATTTTATTGGGGCTAGCATTGGGATTAGCCTGTACCCAAAGGATGGAACCGATCAGGATGCGTTAATTCAAAATGCTGATCTCGCCATGTATCGGGCAAAAGAAAGTGGAAGCGGAGTTGTATTCTACGATGTCGAAATGCAGGTATCAAACACCAAACGAATGAGGCTTGAAACACTGTTGCGGAAATCGATTCAGAGTCCTGATTTTGAACTGCACTATCAACCTCAATTTCATGCGCAAACGGGTGAGATCATTGGAGTTGAAGCATTGATTCGCTGGAGACCGGAAGGAAGTGATCCGATTCCTCCTGGCACGTTTATTCCAATCGCCGAAGAAACCGGATTAATCAAGCCGATTGAACGCTGGGTGTTACAAACTGCTTGTCGGCAATTTTCAGAATGGCAGAGTAAACTGAAACGACCGATTCGTCTAGCGGTAAACATTTCTACATCACAATTTCAACAGAGCCATTTTGTTGATCATGTGAAAGAAGTTCTACGAATAACCCACATGAAACCGGAATTATTAGAATTAGAAATAACAGAGAGTGTGTTTATGAATCACCCTGAAGAAGCAATACACACGATACGTTCATTGAAAAAATTAGGTGTTCGAATTGCTCTTGACGATTTTGGTACAGGATATTCATCCCTGCGCTACCTACAAGATTTTCCGGTGGACACTCTCAAGATTGACCGTAGCTTCATTCAAACCATCGAAAAAAGCCAAGCAACGTTCTCAATCGTCAAAGCGATTCTTCAAATGGCACACGATTTAAGGATTGAGGTGATCGCTGAAGGAATCGAAACACCCCAACAAAGGAACGTTTTACAACGTCTGAATTGTGAAGGCCTTCAGGGTTTCCTGCTCAGCCCAGTATTAACGGTTACTGAAATATTGGAATTATTGTTGAGCGAAAAAAGCGCATTGTAG
- a CDS encoding EthD family reductase has product MVKLIAIYKKPENTEEFDRHYYEVHAPLAEKMPGLIKLEVNKIFGTPAGESDLHLIAEMYFETKEAMMNALSSPEGRAAGKDLMGFAGKLVTMHFAEVV; this is encoded by the coding sequence ATGGTCAAACTTATCGCGATTTATAAAAAGCCGGAAAATACTGAGGAATTTGATCGCCATTACTATGAAGTACATGCTCCATTAGCGGAAAAGATGCCTGGCCTCATCAAATTGGAAGTGAATAAAATCTTCGGTACGCCTGCTGGAGAGAGCGATCTTCATTTAATCGCCGAGATGTATTTCGAGACGAAGGAAGCGATGATGAACGCGTTATCTTCACCGGAGGGCCGCGCAGCAGGAAAGGACTTAATGGGATTCGCAGGAAAACTGGTTACCATGCATTTTGCTGAAGTCGTGTAG
- a CDS encoding hotdog fold thioesterase, which produces MRQHVDETGIHERYREEIREKLEQDSFAQFLGISLLEFGPGTAVAELEVKEHMLNAHGTTHGAVIFALADFVFAVASNSYGKTSVALSMNIGYLAPSMKGNRLRATALEEKKNNRTSWYRIRVENEEGPVALLDALAYRKNDHFVSIEPQT; this is translated from the coding sequence ATGAGACAACATGTGGATGAAACGGGAATACACGAACGATATCGGGAAGAAATCCGTGAGAAATTAGAGCAAGATTCTTTCGCCCAATTTCTTGGTATTTCCTTACTTGAATTCGGGCCGGGAACGGCTGTTGCCGAATTGGAAGTGAAGGAACATATGCTGAATGCCCATGGTACCACACATGGGGCTGTTATTTTTGCATTGGCCGATTTTGTATTTGCGGTTGCCAGCAATTCTTATGGAAAAACATCCGTCGCTCTCTCTATGAATATCGGTTACCTCGCACCAAGTATGAAAGGAAATCGATTGCGCGCAACGGCACTGGAAGAAAAGAAAAACAACCGCACCTCCTGGTATCGTATTCGCGTGGAGAACGAAGAGGGGCCTGTTGCTCTACTTGATGCCCTGGCCTATCGCAAGAATGATCATTTTGTTTCTATTGAGCCGCAGACTTGA
- a CDS encoding PaaI family thioesterase, with protein sequence MGFETKNRFNHYLGIEIKRVDDEGCTAVLKIRPELYNSIEGVVHGGVTSTLADVAMGHGAAPHVDGVQQCVTVESKISYLAPAKGDLLIAESKVLKRGAKLITMEARVTTGDGELVAVALGTYARIKPKHLTD encoded by the coding sequence ATGGGTTTTGAAACGAAGAATCGATTCAATCATTATTTAGGTATTGAGATCAAGCGCGTCGATGATGAAGGATGTACAGCGGTTTTAAAAATCCGTCCTGAACTCTATAACAGTATCGAGGGAGTGGTTCATGGAGGAGTGACCAGCACGCTGGCCGACGTGGCCATGGGGCATGGCGCCGCTCCCCATGTGGACGGCGTTCAGCAATGTGTGACGGTGGAAAGTAAGATTAGTTACTTGGCTCCTGCAAAAGGAGATCTGTTGATTGCTGAATCGAAGGTTTTGAAACGGGGAGCGAAATTAATTACTATGGAAGCCCGAGTGACGACGGGAGATGGGGAATTAGTGGCCGTCGCATTAGGCACGTACGCACGTATCAAACCGAAACATCTTACAGATTGA
- a CDS encoding enoyl-CoA hydratase-related protein: MEETVLLEKQGHIGIIRLNRPNELNALNYPTLVRLGEIIDQLHQEIKETRVVIVTASGKAFCAGADLKERRTLNEQQVRRNVRTIRDVFSALERLPQPTIAAINGYAFGGGFELALACDFRYAVREAKLGLTEVSLGIIPGAGGTQRLPRLIGPAKAKELILTARKITAEEAKAYGILNGIAENEHHLWDLCTMLASEILANAPLAVYQAKYAIDRGLGTDFQSGLDLESKAYEVIIPTKDRLEALEAFREKRKPVFRGE; encoded by the coding sequence ATGGAAGAGACTGTATTATTGGAGAAACAAGGACATATAGGAATCATCCGATTAAATAGACCTAACGAGTTGAACGCATTGAATTATCCCACTCTCGTGCGCTTAGGTGAAATCATCGATCAGTTACATCAAGAAATTAAGGAAACCCGGGTTGTAATTGTAACCGCTTCCGGTAAGGCTTTTTGCGCTGGGGCGGACTTGAAAGAACGAAGGACGCTTAATGAACAGCAAGTTCGTCGCAATGTGCGTACGATCAGGGATGTATTTTCCGCATTGGAAAGGTTGCCACAACCGACGATTGCTGCAATTAATGGATACGCATTCGGCGGGGGATTCGAATTAGCCTTGGCATGCGATTTCCGATACGCCGTGAGGGAAGCGAAGCTAGGACTTACGGAAGTAAGCCTGGGGATTATACCGGGGGCCGGGGGAACGCAACGTCTGCCTAGGTTAATCGGTCCCGCAAAAGCGAAAGAACTGATCTTAACCGCCAGAAAAATCACAGCAGAAGAAGCAAAAGCATATGGAATTCTCAACGGCATAGCAGAAAACGAACACCACCTCTGGGATCTCTGTACTATGTTGGCATCTGAAATACTTGCGAATGCTCCACTTGCGGTGTATCAGGCCAAGTATGCGATTGACAGAGGACTTGGTACCGATTTTCAAAGCGGGTTGGATTTGGAGTCGAAAGCGTATGAAGTGATTATTCCTACGAAGGATCGCTTGGAAGCGCTGGAAGCGTTCCGGGAGAAAAGGAAACCGGTGTTTCGCGGTGAATGA
- the paaK gene encoding phenylacetate--CoA ligase PaaK, with product MIFNREIETMSREELKKIQFERLREVVSRVYERVPFHRENFIKAGVKPEDIKSLEDIQRLPFMKKTDLRENYPFNLFAVDMKEVVRIHGSSGTKGKPTVVGYTRRDIENWSEIVARAICCAGGRPGDIFHNAYGYGLFTGGLGLHYGIEYLGAVAVPVSGGNTPRQITLIEDFKPRGISGTPSYILNIVEEMERLGKDPRNTSLEYGIFGAEPWTEEMRAQLEEKLNIKAVDIYGLSEVMGPGVSIECYEAQDGLHIAEDHFLVEVVDPETGEVLPYGEEGELVFTSLTKEAFPVIRYRTGDIASLNPEKCKCGRTTVRMSRIKGRVDDMLIIRGVNVFPTEIESVLLSFKQLAPHYQVVIEREGALDRFEVQCELTTEYMRQIGDLANSHDVVRLTKEISHTMKNTLGVSVQLKLHEPHTIPRSEGKAIRIVDKRNQPVNSK from the coding sequence ATGATTTTTAACCGGGAAATTGAAACCATGTCTCGTGAAGAACTCAAAAAGATTCAGTTTGAACGATTGAGAGAGGTAGTCAGTAGAGTATATGAAAGAGTCCCCTTTCATAGAGAGAATTTTATCAAGGCAGGAGTCAAGCCTGAAGATATCAAGAGTCTTGAGGATATTCAACGGCTGCCTTTTATGAAGAAAACGGATTTGCGCGAAAACTATCCTTTTAACCTATTCGCTGTGGATATGAAAGAAGTCGTTCGTATTCATGGTTCTTCCGGCACCAAGGGGAAGCCCACAGTTGTGGGTTATACGAGAAGGGACATCGAAAACTGGTCTGAGATCGTTGCCAGGGCGATTTGTTGTGCAGGTGGCCGTCCGGGGGACATTTTCCATAACGCTTACGGATATGGATTGTTCACGGGAGGACTTGGATTGCACTATGGAATCGAATATCTGGGGGCGGTGGCCGTACCGGTTTCGGGCGGGAATACACCGCGGCAGATCACATTGATCGAAGATTTCAAGCCGCGCGGAATTTCAGGCACCCCATCTTATATTCTTAACATAGTGGAAGAGATGGAACGTTTGGGGAAAGATCCAAGAAATACGAGTCTGGAGTATGGAATTTTCGGAGCGGAACCATGGACGGAAGAGATGCGTGCTCAATTGGAAGAGAAATTGAATATTAAAGCGGTCGATATTTACGGATTAAGTGAAGTGATGGGACCCGGGGTTTCCATAGAATGTTATGAAGCGCAAGACGGATTGCATATTGCGGAAGATCACTTCTTGGTGGAGGTTGTCGATCCCGAAACGGGAGAGGTGCTTCCGTACGGAGAAGAGGGAGAGCTTGTTTTCACTTCGTTGACAAAAGAGGCGTTCCCTGTCATTCGTTATCGTACGGGTGATATCGCTTCTTTGAACCCTGAAAAATGCAAATGTGGACGTACGACTGTTCGTATGTCGAGAATCAAAGGCCGTGTTGACGATATGTTGATTATTCGCGGGGTAAACGTATTTCCGACGGAAATCGAATCGGTTCTCTTGAGCTTTAAGCAGTTAGCTCCGCACTATCAAGTGGTCATTGAGCGGGAGGGAGCGTTGGACCGGTTTGAAGTGCAGTGTGAATTGACCACGGAATATATGAGACAAATCGGAGACCTCGCGAATAGCCATGATGTCGTTCGTTTGACCAAAGAGATTAGTCATACGATGAAAAATACTTTGGGTGTCAGCGTTCAGTTAAAGTTGCACGAACCGCATACGATTCCTCGCAGCGAAGGCAAGGCGATACGGATTGTGGACAAAAGGAATCAGCCAGTGAACAGTAAGTAG